The genomic interval GCATTCCTTTGCCTCTTGCATTTCAGACTCCTTCCATGCCTTCTAAAGGTATTTACTcccttagttttatttataatcatTTTGTTTTAGTTCTTTGGAGAGTCTTAACTAGTTTTTTCTTCTCTATTAGGGAACCCTTCTCAAATAGTGAAATATTTAAGTTCTCCTTCTCTTGTCACATGGGAGCTTGAGGAACTGGTCTCCAAGAAGCATTTGGATTACAAGAACTTGTCTTTGTTGACTGACTTTCTTGTAAAGTATCCTTCAGTTCTTTTAAGGGACACTTCACTTAGTAACCGATACAAGGGTTATGCATACAACTGCCTAGCTGAGCTATTGAAATTCCTCCAAACCAATAGTGTGTTGGATGTGTTAGGTTCAAGCCAAGATGAATTTGTTGAGTTATTACAAGATGTGCGCAAATGTGCTTTTGATAAGGATTGGTTGGATGGTGTCGAAAAACGCGCTTTGTTTCCTGATTTGCAATTTTCTCAAGATGTATTCCAAAATTTATTGGATTCCAAGAAACAGGTTACCAAGGATGTTGAAGTGATGCGTTTGAAGATTGACATTTTAGCTCAACAAATGGAAGATTTTAACCATCAATTGACCTCATCTGAAGCTGTTTTAGAGAGTATCATTCAACAGGAGGCACAAATTTTAGAAACTAAGGTTGCTTTAAGTGCCCCTCTTGGCTATTAGAATATTTTCCCTCTCATTCTCTTACTCTATAGGTTTTCTTGTTAGTTTTTTTATCCTTGAATCTTGGGTAGTCTCTCATAGCACGTTCTGTATGCACAGGAAATATTGATTGCTTTTACCGGATTGAGTGGATCAATCGTGCTTGGTAATGTGTGGCCTCTAAAGCTCATATAACCTTTCATgatatttgatgtgtggtgtGAAACTAGTTAGAATTAGTCATAGTGAACTCTTCAGAACTTGCTTACCTATTTTCATGAAATTTGTAGCTTTTAAGATAAGatttgtgtgtgtatatattaaaagtatttaTTGTGTTTAAATGTTATTAGCTTGTTAAGATCCTAAATTTCTTTGAGTTTAGGTTTTCGAattttttgaaatccctttcTGATTTTTTGCTCGTGGTTTCTTGGTTGTCATTGTTCGTAACTCTTTGGCTCTTGCTTGCAATTTATTCTCCTTGGTCGCAGTTGAATTTCTGCTTTAATTTGTGCTTTTGTGATCGAGTTTGTTCGTCGTCGAATTTGTTCACTTGCATTTCTGATTTCTGCTTCGATTTTCTATTCGTGATTGTATTTATTCACCCGTGTTCCTGTTCACAAGTCTTCTACCAGTGGTGCATCTGACGGTGGTGTCATACAACTTGCGCTGATTCAACAAATGGTACTTTCTGTGCTTTCAGCTTTGGGCATTTAGGGTAAGTCTCCTAATGTTTCTCCTTCATGTTTTATTGATTATGGTGCATCGAATCACATGACGAGTTTATCTGAATACTTGCACAATTTACATTATTATCATGGCAGTCAAAAAATTCGAATTGATGATGGTAATACCCTCCTCTTACTAATGTTAGTGACATCAACTATGATTTCTGGAATGTGCTTGTCTCCCCTGGCCTTgctttcaatttattatttgttggtCAATTGGTGGATAACAATTGTACTGTTAATCTCTCTCGATCTAGTTGTCTTGTGCAAGAACATGTGTCGGGGAAGGTGATTGTGAATGGGCCTAAAGTGGGAAAATAGTTTCCACTTCAGTTTATTTCTAGTCATTTATATGTTGCTTGCaataatgttttgaattgtCCTGAGGATTGACATAGAAAATTGGGTCATCCAAACTCTGCAAGTGTCTTTATTTCATGTTCTGCTTGTAAATTAGCTAAAAGTAAAACACTTCTTTTTTCATCTAATGCACATCGTGCTTCCACTTGTTTTGAGATTATTCACAGTGATGTGTGGGGTATGTCACCTGTAATTTCTCATGctcattataaatattttgtcacatttaaTGATAATTTCAGTCGTTTTACTTGGATCTATTTTCTTTGTTCTAGTATTTTctatgtttaagaaatttctaacatgtgttgaaaatcaatttcatacaacttttaaaattttctgcTCTATGTAGTAAATCAAAGAATAGAAATATTATATTCTCATATATTAAACAATAAGGTTACACGAACGGAATATATAGAGAAGGTAGGCACTTAGCCATGCTCATCATAAAAGAAATACAATTAATACAATAACTCCTCATAAACTAGAATaaacaaaaaaggaaataaactaATAACGAGATATGACAACATAAGGACCAAATCCCTCTTCAAGGAAATAATGCTTAATCAACCGGTGGCAAATTTTTACACTCCTCTTCAAGCTAGGTTGTAGATGTTTAGCAATCCTGGCTTGGATGTAAGATTCTCAAAAATTTCCTTGGCACTGCCTTGGAGAAAATGTCAGTAGTTTGTTGGCTTGTAGGGGTATATTGGAGTGATATATTCCgatattcaatattttatttgataaaatgacGATCAATCTCAACATGTTTCGTCATATCGTGACGAATAGGAGTCTTAGCAATGTTGATGGTAGATTGATTATCACACAACACCTTTATGGAAATTGAATTTAGGACTCCAATTTCATTAAGCACCCTCTTTAACCATTTTCCCTCATAATCGGCTTCTGCTTTTTATGAGACacaatatattgttttttactCCGTCAAGTGAATAAGTTTCCCCAAACAAAGGTACAATAGTCTGATGTTGAGCGTCGGTCAGTCACAGAGCCTGCCTAGTTAACATCGGTGAATATTTCAATTTCTCTATTTGTTGTCTTCCTTGGCctaatgtcatttttaaatatctaaGAATTTTGTATAATGCTTTCATATGTTCTTTTGTGGGACCGTTCATGAATTGGTTCACTATACTCAGTGCAAAACAAATGTCTAGTCTAGTATGagataaataaatgagttttCCAACTAACCTTTGATATCTTCCTTTATCAACTGGTGCACTATTGTCTAGAGTCCCTAGCTTCATATTTGCATCCATAGGAGTTTCAAATGGTTTACATCCAAGCATACATGTCTCTTTTTGGAGATCTATGACATATTTTCGTTGAGAAACTGAAATACCTTTCTTAGATCGAGCAACCTCCATCCCAAGGAAATATTTGAGATTTCCCAAGTCTTTGACCTCAAATTCTTTGGCTAGGAGACTCTATAATCTCTTAATTTCTTCATCATGATCTCTTGTtagaataatatcatcaacatatacaataaatataatctTATTCTCTGACGGTGAGTGTTTGAGAAACATTGTATGATATGTCTGACATTGAACGTATCCAAACTTCCTTACCACCTTTGTGAATTTGTTAAACCAAGCTCTAGGTGATTGTTTCAATCCATACAAAGATTTCTTGattttgaaaactttatttGTATCGGTAGAGGTCTCAAAACCTAGGGGACTTTCTATGTAAACTTCCTCTTCAAGATCACACCATTTAAGAAAGCatttttcacatccatttgatagaGAGACCAATCAAGATTTGAGGCAAGTGAAAGTAAAATCTGAACTGTGTTGAGTTTTGCAATAGGTTCAAATGTCTTTTGATTGTCAATCCCATAGGATTGTGTAAACCCTTTTGCAACCAGTCGTGCCTTAAATTTGTTGATGCTGCCATCTGAGTTTTGTTTAATGGTATAAATCCACTTGCATCCCATTGGACGTTTTCCAAATGGTAGATCAGATAACTCCCAAGTCCCGATCTTTTCAAGTTCATGAATTTCCTCCAATATGGCATTCTTCCATTCAGGATTTAGGAGAGTTTCATGGACATAATTTGGAATCTGAATTTTATCAAGGTTGCTAACAAAAGCCAAGTGATGAGGAGATAATTTATCATAAGAGACAAATTGGCTAATAGGATGATTAGTGCAAGACCGTTTGTCTTTTCTTAAAGCAATAGGTCTTTCATCATATGAAATAACAATGGGAGTAGGGTCACAATTGACATTACCTTTTGCGTTTTCAATCTCTAAATTTGGGTTGAATTCCTGACAGTCTTCGATTTGTTGCAAAGTTTTCCCTTCATGTTTGTTGTTCCTTCTAGTGTAGACACTAAACTCACTTTTTTCAGTAGATTGGTTTGAATCAGAGGGCTGAACAGGAGGTTGCTCTGAAGGCTGTTCTGACACTGGCAGAATAGAGGACTGAGTTTTAGGTAGTTCGGACTGAGAATTAGGCTGGTTTGACACAGGCAAAGGCATAATAGAAGGATGAGTATTGAGCTGGTCTGACAAGGGGAAAGTAGTGTTAGGATCAAGGGACACATTTCGGCCAGTTTGGTTTCCTTGAGGTGACACATAAAAATTCTCATCGTAGATTGATTCAAAGGCTCCAATATCCGAAATCTGGTATTCTTTTGTGAAACTCTCCCCCTGAATATCAGATTTGGTATAAAATGGTTGATTTTCaaattgagttaaaaaaatttctagTAGTTGGGGAATAGCATTTGTATCATTTTTGGTTAGGAGACTACCCTATAAATATGCACTTGAGAGCCCTTGGGTCAAGTTTACTAGCTTGTTGGTGGACTAACACAGAACAACCAAAAACTTTGGATGGAAGAGTAGATATGACACGAATATGAGGAAAATAGTTGTAAATGATCTGGTAGGGAGTTTGAAATTTTAGTACACGAGAAGGCATTCTATTTATTAAGTATGTGGCTATTGAGACAACTTCACCCCAAATTTTTTTGGAACATGTGTGGTAAACATAAGAGATCTAACAACTTCTAGGATGtgtctattttttctttatgctaccccattctgctgtggggTGTCAACACAAAAGCTTTGATGAATGATCCTATGGATGTCCAAATATTCTCCAAGAGACGTTTAAAAGTACTCTCTTGCATTATCTGTTTTTAGAACAtgaattttggttttaaattgagtttgaaTCATGttattgaatttttgtaaaatttgaccAAGTTCAAACTTTTCTTTCATAAGGAACAACCATGTTATTCTAGAATGATCATCCATAAACAATGCAAACCACTAGATCctgtgatattttttattctagatGGTCCCTATACATTGCTGTGAATCATGGAAAAAGGATGAGAGGCTTTATAAGGTAACATAGAATAAGAATAACGAACATGTTTATAAGGTAACATAGAATAAGAATAACGAACATGTGTGGTAAACATAAGAGATCTAACAACTTCTAGGATGtgtctattttttctttatgctaccccattctgctgtggggTGTCAACACAAAAGCTTTGATGAATGATCCTATGGATGTCCAAATATTCTCCAAGAGACGTTTAAAAGTACTCTCTTGCATTATCTGTTTTTAGAACAtgaattttggttttaaattgagtttgaaTCATGttattgaatttttgtaaaatttgaccAAGTTTAGACTTTTCTTTCATAAGGAACAACCATGTTATTCTAGAATGATCATCCATAAACAATGCAAACCACTAGATcctgtgatatttttttattctagaTTGTCCCCATACATCGCTGTGAATCATGGAAAAAGGATGAGAGGCTTTATAAGGTAACATAGAATAAGAATAACGAACATGTTTAGAAAATCGAAAAACtatggatttttatttttgcataaTGAAGGAAACAATTTTTGAAGATACATAAAACTTGGGTGACCTAGACAATAGTGCCACAACATAATAGCCCTATCCTTTTTTGGTTGGTTGGTTGACTCAACACAAGCTGCATTGTGAGTTTGTCTTATAGGAGGATGATTTGTTTGAAGAAGGCAGAGTCCTGAGAAAATCTTAGCACTGCCAATCGTCCTCCCCGAATCCAAATCTGAAATTCACACAAATTTGAGGCAAATATAGCAACACAATTAAGATTATTAGAAAACTTACTCACAGATAACAAATTGCAATCCAAGTTTGGAACATGTAGGACATATTTTAactctatatttttttgacaaagtaACCAAACATGTACAGGCTGCTTTAGAGAATGAACCATCAACaattttacagattgtccatcATAACATGGATTGTAATGATGAAATAGTGATTTATCCTCCGTCATGTGATCTGAAGCACCCGAATCAACTATTCATAGCTTATGATTTACAGTTTTAGCAATAAAAGCAGTTAAGAAATTACCTTTGTGAGCTAATTATGCAACTTTGGTACAATTTTGGGAGGACATTTGAGGGAACATCTTTTGGAGGGCTTCAATTTGCTCTTGACTAAATGAAGTTGGTTGAGGCGCAGCTATGTGATTTACTTCTTCAGTCGAAACATGATTGCCTCGACTTTCCCTATCCATGGTGGATTTTGATGGTTTCCATAGGTTTCCCATGTATTTTCCACAATTGTGTATTTAGCGTGGCCAATTCTTTGACAATGATCACACCAAGGCCTCTTCTTCTTCAATCGATTATCTCCAGAATGATGGTGGACTCCTCGACAACCAAATGCTGACTGATTTTCCATGGCAACTATTGTAGAAAACTCTCCCAACATCACTTTCTTCCTATTTTCTTCTCTCCGTACTTTAGAGAAGACTTCTTAGATACTTGGTAAAGGCTTGGTTCCAAGTATCCTTCCTCATACTTCATTCAAGTTCTTGTTAAGTCCCATCAAGaacttcaaaattattttcttatcaacaatctccttgtATTTCTTAGAATCAGTCGAGCAAGTCCAGCTACACATCAAGTTGTTGCCATTAAATCGTGAGAGAGTTATAGAAATGTGTGACATATAGATCTCCTTGTCTCAAATTCTGCAAAGTTGTCTCAATCTCAAAGATGATTGATGTGTTTTCTTTTCTCGAGTAAAATTCATGTGCATCTTTCCAAATTTCATTTGTTGTGGTGTACAACAAGAAATTCTCACCTATTTCATTTATCATGATTTATTAGCCATGACATGACCATGTTGTTCTCGATCTTACAGTTTTTGTAGGTTTGATCTTCTGTTTTTGGGGCAATTGTTTCACCAGTAAGATATTGATCGTTTCCTTTGCCACTAATTGTGACCATTGAAGGTAGTTCTTTCCATTCAGTTTATGTCCTATAATGGGTAGATGGGTGGTGGTCTCCAATGTTATACCATGTTTGGCATTGACTTGGGTGAAAAAAATCAATTGTTGACCTCTTTGAGTATGTTGATTTCTATTTCGGTAGTTATGTCGTATTTGGTCATGAGAATGATCAATTTGCTACTGATACCATATAATaaatcaaagaataaaaatattatattcttatatatattaaacaatagGGTTACAAGGAAGAAATATATAGATGAGGTAGACACTTAGCCATCCTCATCAAaagaaatacaatttaattcaataaatccttataaactaaaataaacagAAAAGGAAATAAACTAATGAGGAGAGATGACAACATAATGACCAAATTCCTCTTATTCTAGGAATCCTCTTATTCTAGGAAACAAATAACGCTTAATCAACCATATTAAAGTGGCAGATTTCCATAGGTGAATATATGTctgatagcatttcagcaagtgtactgaatcgttgcaaggtAATATCGAGTGTTGAACTCAACTATTGTGTTTTATTATcgatttatgtttaattattaaaattgaacaaattttttctaaattgattgaaataatatttgaaacaaacaaaagtaatagaatttaacttttataataagTAATAGAATTTGGTCATTGCATATGTTTTTAGTTAGCCTATTTAGtctatcaaattattatttgacGATATATTTACAAGTTCAATACACTCAGGGACTAAAGTGGCATCACCTCACACATTTAGGAACTttacctttttttaaaaaaacaaacaaaaaaaaaaacaaattcattaaATATCACAGCACAAGAAGTGCACAGTACAATTAGCACGTTATCCACCCAAGCTTCATCCTATATAAGAGCAGTTATATGTGCTCTATGTATTGCACCCATCCTTACATGAGAATCATAACTTTTCATTACaatttcttctccaaccttAGCCCAGCACAAATACAACATGAGCCTCAAGTATgaaccaaaacaaaatattacaaGAAGCATACTATGTCTGCACTTATAATATCACAACAGCAAATTGAATGATCAAATACCAACCTAACATGTATATGTATATTGTGTTTTCTTCCTCCTATATTATATAACCTTGTTGAGAAAGAGTCATGTTCAATTAAAAACTTTTTCTTCTTTGTCAGATTTAAATCCATTCCTATAAATTGGTTCTAATTTCTAGATGAGACAATGCTTCCATATAAAAAAACTTTAAGTGGTAGTAGTAGCAGTAGCAACACTTTATCACTAAGATGTGGATTTTTTCATGTCTTGAAATCATGGTTTTGATTATAGCAGTTTCAGTTATCTGTAGTGCTGAGGACAATGTTGGCTGCAGGGGCTGTGGAAGCAAAAAATATGCAGGAGTAATGTATGGAGTTACTTCGGTTAGCTAATAAACGAAGCGCGAGTGAAAAAGGAGCAGGGTGGTGCATACTGTACAGTTAGGTTGCTGCAACTTCTAGAGCTTAAAACAGTATAGTTGGTTTGCCAATTTATGCAGTAATGTATCAACTTGGTTTGAAAATTATGCAGGAGCAATGCTGCTGAATGTTGGCATGTGGTAATATATGGTCACCGAAATTTAAATGTGCAGTCAAGGTTGTCTGGTGCTAATTTCAAATGGTGCTTGATCTGTGTCTGTTATGCAGGTGAAGTGCCAGACGCcgtatttaaaatgaatatggcAATGGATTACCAACTAGCAACATAGCATTAAACCACAAATTGTGTATTGCAATGCATGATTGTGAACTACATAAAACAAAATGCAGgattataaaacaaaatgcagGGTGAGAGAACCAACATCACCAACtaacaaataatgaaaaacaAATGTAGCAATTTCTAAAATTGTGGAATCCATCAaccattaattaaaaataacccATGAGGTCACTAGTAACTATAACAagcatcaaataaataatataaatggaaatttaaaatataaattgctGCTAAATCCTACGCTCAAGTGACAGCCAATGTCTGCATTCCGCAAGGTGATATCAAACTCTCAACATAGACAGTTGGAACAATCGCAGCATCGATGTTTTCAATCTCGGGAAGTTTAAAAGTATCACTTCTATAATCATAAACAACCAACTTCGGCTTCAATGCATCTCTAGACACCAGCAACACTTGTTCATCTTCATAAATATATGCTACCTTAATAACGGGATAAAAACCAAGATCTTCAATAAAAGGAACGGTGAATAATTTATTCCAAGACTCTTTCTTTCCATATTCCTTCATAATCCAAACATCAATAAAGGACTCACCATGAGCAAAGATACACAAACAATCCCTCAACACACCTAACGTCAAACTAACTACATTCACCTCACCATAATCAGGCTGCAAAATCTCTTGATAAGACTCGTTCCCTAAATCAAGTGAAACAATGGAAAACGAATAGCTAAATTCACTCCCATCCTCAGACGCCAACCAATTAATAGCACCACCAACGAATTTCCCCCATTCACCAAATGGTATCACACTATAAGGAAACTCATGAATCCTTCTCCAACCATCAGTACCTAAAGTATGAACCATCACTTGAGTTTTACTAAAACcctcatcatcatcaccattATCCTCATCACTACTATCACTTTCACTATCATAGCAATAAACAACCACCACCTTGTAATTATCAATTAAATGATCATAACCAAATCCATACACTattatgttataataataatctaaaggTGGTTGCGATATATTGAATTGTCCAACGGAAGGGttccaaaaaacaaaataatcttGAGTTGCAATACAGAGAATGCCGTGACAAGAACCAACAGCTTTAAAAGATCCAAATTTCAGAATGGAAGGGTAACAAAGCTTCGTTTGCGCGATGTAATCGTCGGTGGCAGCTTCAAAAACAGATGAAATTGGTGAATCCCAAAATTTACCATTACAAGATGAGCAATTGAAGTTTACGATGAGGTGGTGGCGGCTTTGACGAGGGGAGGTGATTGACATATGAAGATGCTTCTTGGCGAATTTGGGATCGTCAGAGATTAAAGATTTCCAAGATTTGCATACGCATTGAAATTGAATTAGGGATTTCACTGGTAACCTATAGAGAATTTCTTCAATGAGATCGAAGGAGAGAGTGGGAAGCGGAGGTGATGTTAGGGTTTCCTCCATAGTGGTTGTTAATCGTTGCTTCTTGATGGCGGTTTTTACTTCCATCGGTGATTGAGAAGAAGCTAAGTCGTTTTCGTTGCTACTTGGAACTGAAATCTTCTTAAATTTTGTTTCGTTAAACCGCAAAATATGTCCGAGTAGGGACGAATAGGAGAAAGAGAGGAGAGAGTGAGTAATAATAATCAGTAGTTTGTCTATTTATAGGCACCTATAAAAGGAGATTCACTAATGCGCTTTTCATAACACTTTTTCAATATCCATCGAGtgaatattttcataaaatatcttTACGGTTcgttattttgataaaatatctTTGCAGTTAGTAACTTAagtttagtttatttaatttcagataatagtgtagttttttttttaatttgattttttaataaattttaaataataatttgattttatatttttaaaattttaataatattttttatttatttataaaaactcataaaattcatcGAAATCTTCTAAcaactcataaaattcattattaattttaagaaaattcatacattcatcaaaattataattcaaatattcaaataaactcatattttcattctttatttgatgaatttgatgtcgttgaaaatcaaaatatgagtttatttaaagatttaagttatgaatttgattaatatttggattatgttgaaaatgataattaatttaacagaTTTTTTtggaagattttgataaattttcagagtttccataaaaaaagataacattgttgacattttaagatataaatgattaaattgttacataaaataaaataaatgattaaattgttacataaaataaaataaatgattaaattgttacataaaataaaataaatgactaaataaaaaaaaaataactcaattgttacatgaaattaagttaagggaccgcgtAAGGTATTTTACCTAAATATTATATACTTTATTAAAACCTCACTAAAAAAAGCAATGACAAAAAAGTACAACATTATTTATGTGAGAACCGCttcattaaaaatctttttAGGAAAATTCAATGGGACCAAACCATGGTGAAGGAAAAAATAAGGcacaatatatttatttctccccTCATGTAGATAATGATCTTTGAAATTATAAAGATCAATCTTTTATTGTAGTTGTTGAAAAACTTTACTTGAAGATGAATTTATAACGAATTTTGTCATATAAATGATTTTGTTGATGTTTGTATcacaacttaataaaatatcacGAGCGATTACATATTTTATCTGAATAAACCttgttatatcttttttttaatgtgtcaTTGTCTCAGATGAGCGGTGCATGCAATATTATCTTCGTAAAAAACTCatgtagttatattttttagaacACAAACCATTAGTCCCTAGTAGTTGTTGAATCATAGGCCTCAACCAAAACATCTATTGGACTTGTCTCAAGTTGTTCTAAACTTTTCTCATCATTTAATGATATTGTTGTTAGTGATTTGTTTCACATATCTCCATGAAATAGCTGTACTTCCTGATGTAAACTGTAATATCCCGCTTTTTCGAGACATTAACTAACGAAATTCTAAacgtaaaaatacaaattcgtttttatttattcatgattatcttaaatactcatttaccttaaaatcaattaataatatttttaattatattttcaaaaataatgaatcaaattatttacaatcactaaaagtaaatttaatacgttaaacaaaagaaactcctagAGCCAAAACTATTGATGTTTTACTACCCAAccataaatcctagttggtcataaactttggacttgtggaaaactcaccCAACAAGTCTAACACCGGCACAAAAATATCTCAGAGCCTCTAACTACATGCTATTGTACTTcctcgcatttctcctattagGTTGACCATAACATTATTcgctcaagtaacactatatgtgTGTCAACAAAAGTATCTTAGAGCCTCCAGCTGCATGCTATTGTACTTcctcgcatttctcctattagGTTGACCGTAACATTATTCGTTCAAGTAATACTATATGTGACGTCCTATCAAATATAAGGGTCATCTACAAAATACAtaccaataaataaataagtacatACTTAATAAAGTTAATTCACCCAAACGACCAATGTACCTGTTATCTTTATATAACACTAATCACACTTTAATTAATGTATAAGTACATACTTAATAAAGTTAATTCACCCAAACGACCAATGTACCTGTTATCTTTATATAACACTAATCACACTTTAATCAATGTATACCCAAACAGACCTTATTACTTAATATATATGTCAATATAATGATTCTGGAATATCGTCTCCCCGCGGGCTTTGTGGGTCTTTCCAAAtaacaccactaactcaaaatcTCTGCATGTGGGCTCTAACCAATTATGAACGCACCACCACACAACTATGAATAAATATGCATGTGGACACTTTAATAAATCATGAATATAATGCGAGGCTAATTTATTAAcgacatatcacataacatttaattttcacactttgaatatgttcaatacaaccattataacaatatatcacataacatttattttccacactttgaatatgttcaatataatcattataataacatatcacactatatttattttccacaatttgATAAAAAGTATTTCAGCATAGTATATATTTAATCTTACAAATTTCAGAATAAACACAATCATACATAGATATAAttggagtgatgcccttaccgaTACGAATGTCGTTATTAACATTTTCACGCAGCGGCCTTTGCTCCAAATGTGCTACACTTGAAGGATGA from Cicer arietinum cultivar CDC Frontier isolate Library 1 chromosome 5, Cicar.CDCFrontier_v2.0, whole genome shotgun sequence carries:
- the LOC101505126 gene encoding F-box/kelch-repeat protein At3g23880-like → MEVKTAIKKQRLTTTMEETLTSPPLPTLSFDLIEEILYRLPVKSLIQFQCVCKSWKSLISDDPKFAKKHLHMSITSPRQSRHHLIVNFNCSSCNGKFWDSPISSVFEAATDDYIAQTKLCYPSILKFGSFKAVGSCHGILCIATQDYFVFWNPSVGQFNISQPPLDYYYNIIVYGFGYDHLIDNYKVVVVYCYDSESDSSDEDNGDDDEGFSKTQVMVHTLGTDGWRRIHEFPYSVIPFGEWGKFVGGAINWLASEDGSEFSYSFSIVSLDLGNESYQEILQPDYGEVNVVSLTLGVLRDCLCIFAHGESFIDVWIMKEYGKKESWNKLFTVPFIEDLGFYPVIKVAYIYEDEQVLLVSRDALKPKLVVYDYRSDTFKLPEIENIDAAIVPTVYVESLISPCGMQTLAVT